A window of the Syntrophothermus lipocalidus DSM 12680 genome harbors these coding sequences:
- a CDS encoding phage holin family protein has protein sequence MRGWVVRWLANIIAIIITAAIVPGFEVTVTGAIIGSVFLGIVNAIIRPVIIVLTLPINILTLGLFTLVINGLMLWLTASVIKGFDVSGFWAAVLSALIISVVSAVLSWVVKDQHEQ, from the coding sequence ATGCGGGGCTGGGTAGTTAGGTGGTTGGCTAACATCATCGCCATCATCATTACGGCAGCGATCGTGCCTGGTTTCGAAGTGACGGTTACAGGCGCTATTATTGGTTCGGTTTTTTTAGGTATCGTCAACGCGATTATTCGCCCGGTTATCATAGTATTGACCCTACCGATCAACATCCTTACTCTCGGTTTGTTTACCCTGGTTATCAACGGGCTCATGCTCTGGTTGACTGCCAGTGTAATCAAAGGATTTGATGTTTCTGGTTTTTGGGCTGCAGTTCTCAGTGCCCTTATCATCTCGGTAGTCAGCGCTGTGCTCAGCTGGGTGGTAAAAGACCAGCATGAACAATAA
- the uvrC gene encoding excinuclease ABC subunit UvrC produces the protein MKERLGKVPQKPGVYLFKDERGQVIYVGKAKALRNRLRSYFQSPSQLLPKVRAMMAKVRDFDYVVTANEVEALILESNLIKSYQPRYNIMLRDDKSYPYLKVTMAEEYPRLVIAREKKDGVSRYFGPYSDVGALRQTIRLLTGIFPVRTCRTLRLGRRPCLKRDIGRCLAPCTGEISREEYMRVVADVCRFLEGDHAGLLAGLEEEMREAADKLEFEKAARLRDTIRAVEKVSEKQKVVLENPWELDVMAFAPVNREMLGLVFKVRAGRVVGKETFELRTVMGEGLKEIVAYFIQRYYSESPDLPREILIPVEPEGREVLETWLSEMKKARVTIKVPHRGTKRQLMVMAEENARLLAEEKARAGEGHGVLTALAQVLSLETVPFRIECYDVSHLSGEGTVGSMAVLTAGKKDKSAYRRFNLGKNINDDYQALSDILRRRLTRGQEGDPAFLPMPDLVVIDGGLGQVNVAQRVMQEMGITVPVVGLAKKNEEIYFPGQREPLRLPRRHQALHLLQSLRDEAHRFAVTYQRKRRSRNITQSELDRIAGIGEKRKLALLQAFGSVDAIKNATPEELSRVKGMNRTVAEKVFAFFNPKGDGD, from the coding sequence GTGAAGGAAAGGCTGGGTAAAGTGCCGCAAAAACCCGGGGTGTACCTCTTTAAAGATGAGCGGGGGCAGGTCATTTACGTGGGCAAGGCCAAGGCCTTGAGAAACCGGCTGCGCTCGTATTTCCAGTCGCCTTCGCAGCTTCTGCCCAAGGTGAGGGCGATGATGGCCAAGGTTAGGGATTTCGATTACGTCGTGACTGCCAACGAAGTAGAGGCCTTGATTCTCGAGAGCAACCTCATCAAATCTTACCAACCCCGGTATAACATAATGCTCCGCGATGACAAGAGCTACCCTTACCTGAAGGTGACCATGGCTGAAGAGTACCCGCGCCTGGTTATCGCCCGGGAAAAAAAGGACGGGGTATCCCGGTATTTCGGACCGTACAGCGATGTAGGGGCCCTGCGACAAACCATCCGCCTTCTGACCGGCATTTTCCCGGTACGCACCTGCCGCACGCTGAGGCTGGGAAGACGCCCCTGCCTGAAACGAGACATAGGTCGTTGTCTGGCTCCCTGCACCGGGGAAATAAGCCGGGAGGAGTATATGCGGGTAGTGGCCGACGTGTGCCGTTTCTTGGAAGGGGACCACGCCGGTCTTTTAGCGGGGCTGGAGGAAGAGATGAGGGAAGCTGCCGACAAGCTAGAGTTTGAAAAAGCGGCCCGCTTGCGGGATACCATAAGAGCCGTGGAAAAAGTCTCGGAAAAACAGAAGGTTGTTTTGGAAAACCCCTGGGAACTCGATGTAATGGCTTTTGCCCCGGTAAACCGAGAGATGCTGGGCTTGGTATTCAAAGTGAGGGCTGGACGGGTGGTGGGCAAAGAGACTTTCGAGTTAAGGACGGTCATGGGGGAAGGACTAAAAGAAATAGTAGCTTATTTTATTCAAAGGTATTACAGCGAGAGCCCGGACCTGCCCCGCGAGATACTGATCCCAGTTGAACCCGAAGGCCGGGAAGTATTGGAGACCTGGCTTTCCGAAATGAAAAAAGCAAGGGTGACTATCAAAGTGCCGCACCGGGGAACCAAGCGACAGTTGATGGTGATGGCCGAAGAGAACGCCCGGCTGCTGGCCGAAGAAAAAGCAAGGGCTGGTGAGGGGCACGGCGTTTTGACGGCTTTGGCCCAGGTGCTTTCACTGGAGACAGTACCCTTCCGCATAGAATGTTATGATGTTTCTCACTTGTCCGGAGAGGGCACGGTAGGTTCTATGGCGGTTTTAACTGCAGGAAAGAAGGATAAATCTGCCTATCGCAGGTTTAATCTAGGGAAGAATATCAATGACGACTACCAGGCTCTGAGCGATATATTGCGCAGGCGGCTAACCCGGGGGCAAGAAGGGGACCCGGCGTTTTTGCCGATGCCTGACCTGGTAGTCATAGACGGGGGACTGGGCCAGGTTAACGTGGCCCAGCGGGTGATGCAGGAGATGGGGATAACGGTTCCGGTGGTCGGCCTGGCCAAGAAGAACGAAGAAATATACTTTCCCGGGCAGCGGGAGCCGTTGAGGCTTCCGAGGAGACATCAGGCTCTACACCTGTTACAGAGCCTGCGCGACGAAGCCCACCGGTTTGCGGTCACGTACCAGCGAAAGCGGCGCAGCCGTAACATCACACAGTCAGAACTCGATAGGATCGCAGGCATAGGGGAAAAACGAAAACTGGCGCTCCTCCAGGCTTTCGGTTCGGTTGACGCCATCAAGAACGCTACTCCGGAGGAACTGAGCCGGGTGAAAGGGATGAACCGAACTGTAGCCGAAAAGGTTTTCGCGTTCTTCAATCCAAAGGGTGACGGGGATTAG
- the uvrA gene encoding excinuclease ABC subunit UvrA: MVKNCIVVKGAREHNLKNIDVTIPRDKLVVFTGVSGSGKSSLAFDTIYAEGQRRYVESLSTYARQFLGQMEKPDVDYIEGLSPSISIDQKAASNNPRSTVGTVTEIYDYLRLLFARVGKPHCPHCHRPIQRQTVDQIVDAVLALPERTRIKVLAPVVKGKKGEHQKLLSDLFRNGFVRVIVDGIEYTSDEEIKPDKNRKHDIQAVIDRLVVKEGVRSRLAEAIELAFELANGTAVVQVLGDEGEEELWFSREFACPDCGFSLPEISPRFFSFNSPYGACLECDGLGFKQEIDPALVLDGEKRLLEGAVKPWGNNLWTYYNVVLRAVADKYRIPLDRPVKELSPEQVNLILYGNGPERIPVRYTNSYGETEVFRASFEGVINNLYRRYQETASDATREEIARYMTSSPCPRCGGTRLKEEVRWVLLGDKSIADVSSLSVAQAQEFFDGLRLSPREEHIARQVIKEIKGRLSFLVNVGLEYLTLDRAAGSLSGGEAQRIRLATQVGSGLVGVLYVLDEPSVGLHPRDNARLLATLENLRDLGNTVIVVEHDEDTIRAADWVVDIGPGAGIHGGRVVAEGAVAEIMENSDSVTGQYLAGVRRIEVPTRRRPGCGKFLTVKGARQHNLKNLDVSIPLGTFTCVTGVSGSGKSTLIEEILYRRLMQVLYRSREKPGEHDEILGTEHIDKVVNIDQSPIGRTPRSNPATYTGAFDGIRELFANTPEARMRGYKPGRFSFNVRGGRCEACSGDGIIKIEMHFLPDVYVPCEVCKGKRYNRETLEVKYRGKSIADVLNMTVDEAVEFFAHVPKVYRKLRVLSDVGLGYITLGQPAPTLSGGEAQRVKLATELSRRSTGKTVYILDEPTTGLHKEDVKHLLQVLNQLVDAGNTVIVIEHNLDVIKSADYIIDLGPEGGERGGEIVALGTPEEVARNPRSYTGQFLRRELRIEN, from the coding sequence ACGTGGAATCCCTTTCAACCTACGCCAGGCAGTTTTTGGGACAGATGGAGAAACCGGATGTGGATTACATCGAAGGGCTTTCTCCTTCTATTTCTATTGATCAAAAGGCAGCCTCCAATAACCCCCGGTCCACGGTCGGAACCGTGACCGAGATCTACGACTACCTGAGGCTTTTGTTTGCCAGGGTAGGGAAACCCCATTGCCCTCATTGTCACCGTCCTATCCAGCGCCAGACGGTAGACCAGATAGTGGATGCGGTCTTGGCATTGCCAGAAAGAACCAGGATAAAGGTTTTGGCTCCCGTAGTTAAAGGCAAAAAGGGGGAGCACCAGAAGCTCTTGTCAGACCTTTTTCGAAACGGCTTTGTGCGGGTAATAGTAGACGGCATCGAATATACTTCGGATGAAGAGATAAAACCGGATAAGAACCGGAAGCACGATATCCAGGCAGTGATCGACAGGCTGGTGGTAAAGGAAGGGGTCAGGAGCAGGCTGGCGGAAGCCATCGAACTGGCTTTCGAATTAGCCAACGGGACGGCAGTGGTTCAGGTCCTGGGAGATGAGGGCGAAGAGGAGCTGTGGTTCAGCCGTGAATTCGCCTGCCCGGACTGCGGGTTCAGCCTGCCCGAGATAAGCCCCCGCTTCTTTTCGTTCAACAGCCCATACGGAGCCTGCCTGGAGTGTGACGGGCTTGGGTTCAAGCAGGAGATCGACCCGGCGCTGGTTCTGGATGGGGAGAAAAGGCTTCTGGAGGGCGCGGTTAAACCGTGGGGCAACAACCTGTGGACCTACTATAACGTAGTGCTCCGGGCGGTAGCGGATAAATACCGTATACCCCTAGACCGCCCGGTCAAGGAACTGTCTCCAGAGCAAGTAAACTTGATACTGTACGGCAACGGGCCGGAGAGGATTCCCGTCAGGTACACCAACAGCTATGGAGAAACCGAGGTATTCAGGGCTAGTTTTGAAGGGGTTATCAACAACCTCTATCGCCGCTACCAGGAGACTGCCTCTGATGCGACGAGAGAGGAGATCGCCCGCTACATGACTTCCAGCCCGTGTCCCCGGTGCGGGGGAACCAGGCTCAAGGAAGAGGTTAGGTGGGTGCTTCTGGGGGACAAATCTATCGCCGATGTTTCCAGCCTGTCGGTGGCTCAGGCTCAGGAGTTCTTTGATGGCTTGAGACTTTCGCCGCGTGAAGAGCATATTGCCCGCCAGGTAATAAAAGAGATAAAGGGGCGCCTATCCTTTTTAGTCAACGTGGGGCTCGAATACCTGACACTGGACCGGGCGGCAGGTAGCCTTTCCGGAGGGGAAGCCCAACGTATCCGCTTGGCCACGCAGGTCGGATCGGGACTGGTGGGGGTTCTTTATGTTTTGGACGAGCCGAGCGTGGGCTTACACCCCCGGGACAACGCCCGATTGCTGGCGACCCTGGAAAACCTGCGGGATTTGGGCAACACCGTTATCGTGGTGGAGCATGATGAAGACACCATAAGGGCGGCGGACTGGGTAGTGGACATAGGGCCTGGGGCTGGCATCCACGGCGGGAGGGTTGTGGCTGAGGGCGCCGTGGCTGAGATCATGGAAAATTCCGACTCTGTGACCGGGCAGTACTTAGCGGGGGTGCGCCGAATCGAGGTTCCGACCCGGCGAAGACCCGGCTGCGGCAAGTTCTTGACCGTGAAAGGAGCCCGCCAGCACAACCTTAAAAACCTGGACGTGAGTATACCTTTGGGGACATTTACCTGTGTGACCGGGGTTTCCGGCTCGGGTAAGAGTACCTTGATCGAAGAAATCCTGTACCGGCGCCTGATGCAGGTGCTTTACCGGAGCAGGGAAAAACCGGGAGAACACGATGAGATCCTGGGCACCGAGCATATCGATAAAGTGGTGAATATCGACCAGTCGCCGATCGGCCGAACGCCCCGGTCGAACCCGGCTACTTACACCGGGGCTTTTGACGGCATTAGAGAGCTTTTTGCCAATACTCCAGAGGCACGTATGCGCGGGTACAAGCCGGGACGCTTCAGTTTTAACGTGAGAGGAGGCAGGTGCGAGGCTTGTTCCGGTGATGGTATTATAAAAATCGAGATGCACTTCTTGCCGGATGTGTACGTGCCTTGCGAGGTTTGCAAAGGTAAACGGTACAACCGGGAGACCCTGGAAGTAAAGTACAGGGGCAAAAGTATCGCAGATGTGTTGAACATGACTGTCGATGAGGCGGTAGAGTTTTTTGCCCATGTGCCCAAAGTCTACCGCAAGCTCAGGGTATTGTCTGATGTAGGGTTGGGGTATATCACCCTGGGACAGCCGGCCCCTACCCTTTCGGGAGGGGAGGCACAGCGGGTGAAGCTGGCTACCGAACTGTCCCGTCGCTCGACCGGAAAGACCGTATACATCCTGGACGAGCCAACTACAGGCCTCCACAAAGAGGATGTCAAGCATCTCTTGCAAGTCCTGAACCAGTTGGTGGACGCCGGGAATACGGTTATAGTCATCGAGCACAACCTAGATGTTATAAAGTCAGCCGACTACATAATAGACCTGGGGCCAGAAGGCGGGGAACGCGGTGGAGAGATTGTGGCTTTGGGCACGCCTGAGGAAGTTGCCCGCAACCCCCGCTCCTATACGGGACAGTTCTTGAGAAGGGAACTAAGAATTGAGAATTAA
- a CDS encoding Cof-type HAD-IIB family hydrolase, which translates to MTIRLVALDLDDTLLDSHLAISRECQQAIEEVNQKGVKVTLATGRMFKSALPYAQQLNMNVPLITYQGAWVKNSFSGETIYYKPVPSEYGLLFLERVRSLPCHYQTYLGDELYFDRLTPQGLAYAEMAGVEPVIVDRLETVVEQGPLKILVIEEDTDRLDCWERELRAEFGHCLYITRSKPHYLEAMHPEATKAHALAALAAYCGISREEVMAVGDSYNDLDMIRWAGLGVAVANAREPVRKAADYVTCSNDEHGVAEALRKFVLEREEREGGI; encoded by the coding sequence ATGACCATCAGATTGGTAGCTTTGGACCTGGATGATACCCTTCTCGATTCACATCTGGCGATATCCCGCGAGTGCCAGCAAGCCATCGAAGAGGTTAACCAAAAAGGAGTAAAGGTGACACTAGCTACGGGCCGGATGTTTAAGTCGGCCCTGCCTTATGCTCAGCAGCTTAACATGAACGTGCCCTTAATAACTTACCAGGGAGCTTGGGTGAAAAACTCTTTTTCCGGAGAAACTATCTACTACAAACCGGTTCCCTCTGAGTATGGTTTACTCTTTCTAGAGCGAGTTCGTTCCCTGCCCTGTCATTACCAGACTTATCTAGGAGATGAACTTTACTTCGATAGACTTACTCCACAGGGATTAGCGTATGCGGAGATGGCAGGGGTAGAGCCGGTTATCGTAGACCGGTTGGAGACCGTTGTCGAACAAGGACCGCTGAAGATACTGGTAATCGAAGAAGACACGGATCGTCTTGACTGCTGGGAACGTGAACTTAGGGCAGAATTTGGTCACTGCCTTTACATTACCAGGTCAAAACCGCACTATTTAGAAGCCATGCACCCGGAAGCGACCAAAGCTCATGCCCTAGCGGCTTTGGCAGCCTACTGCGGGATAAGCAGGGAGGAGGTCATGGCGGTCGGCGACAGCTATAACGACTTGGACATGATCCGCTGGGCAGGACTGGGGGTAGCGGTAGCCAATGCACGCGAGCCTGTTCGGAAAGCCGCGGATTACGTGACTTGTTCCAACGACGAACACGGAGTGGCGGAAGCCCTCAGAAAATTTGTCTTGGAGAGGGAGGAGAGAGAAGGTGGTATCTAA